A window from Osmia lignaria lignaria isolate PbOS001 chromosome 8, iyOsmLign1, whole genome shotgun sequence encodes these proteins:
- the LOC143305520 gene encoding uncharacterized protein LOC143305520, translated as MCYIREQPTERDTSRIELLMNLTARLCMRSTCYRLDVGIVCMQCALEAALGAARIYDMVEVHYPLPTAYPPGACDICSAPLMESQAAYHCEECIAAIIMEMEYQRANQPIPPPAIVPTWYTERQIRSRQPGPRRTLRLHTAVSSITNHHT; from the coding sequence atgtgctacatcagggaacaaccaactgagagggacaccagtcgcatcgagctgctgatgaacttgacggcccgcctgtgcatgcgcagcacttgctacagattagacgttggcattgtctgtatgcagtgtgctctcgaagcagcccttggagcagcaaggatctatgacatggtggaggtacactatccactaccaacggcatatccgcctggggcctgcgatatttgcagcgcgcccctgatggagtcgcaggccgcctaccactgcgaggagtgtattgccgccatcatcatggaaatggaataccaaagagcaaaccaacccataccaccgcctgcaatagtaccaacctggtacaccgagagacaaatccgatcgaggcagcctggacccagacgtacgcttcgacttcataccgcagttagcagcatcaccaaccatcacacgtag